One Helianthus annuus cultivar XRQ/B chromosome 7, HanXRQr2.0-SUNRISE, whole genome shotgun sequence genomic region harbors:
- the LOC110867193 gene encoding uncharacterized protein LOC110867193, whose amino-acid sequence MESIKDCLVADRLVVDETGPAFSWVWASPVLGGSEQSQLQQLINIVCGVSLGPASPFVWNNWVPKKVAIVAWRAEMDRLPSKCALIRRNIPVQNDHCVFCGESSETSEHIFISCQFAQIVWQIIADWCKIPPIFAFGISDLLSPTGVPASSRKKWKALHAIVLVTFWSLWKMRNEPVHRQVVPNITRIVDEIKAMAFLWVKNRSKLAALTWEKWCRFDVGG is encoded by the exons ATGGAGAGTATCAAGGACTGTTTGGTGGCGGATCGTTTGGTTGTGGATGAAACAGGGCCTGCGTTTTCTTGGGTTTGGGCCAGCCCAGTTCTTGGTGGGAGCGAACAATCCCAACTACAGCAACTTATTAATATTGTTTGCGGTGTGAGTTTGGGCCCAG CAAGTCCGTTCGTGTGGAATAATTGGGTTCCGAAAAAGGTGGCGATTGTTGCGTGGAGGGCAGAAATGGACCGTCTCCCGTCGAAATGTGCGTTAATTCGTCGGAACATTCCGGTTCAAAATGATCACTGTGTCTTTTGCGGCGAAAGTTCGGAAACAAGTGAACATATATTTATATCTTGCCAGTTCGCTCAAATTGTTTGGCAAATCATAGCTGATTGGTGCAAAATCCCCCCTATATTTGCTTTTGGTATTAGTGACTTACTGAGCCCTACCGGTGTCCCGGCAAGTTCTAGGAAGAAGTGGAAAGCGTTACATGCCATTGTGCTAGTGACTTTTTGGAGCCTTTGGAAGATGAGAAACGAGCCGGTTCACAGACAGGTGGTCCCGAATATTACAAGGATAGTGGATGAAATTAAAGCTATGGCATTCCTATGGGTAAAGAATCGATCGAAGTTGGCGGCCTTAACATGGGAGAAGTGGTGTCGGTTTGATGTTGGTGGTTAG